The following are from one region of the Nicotiana tabacum cultivar K326 chromosome 3, ASM71507v2, whole genome shotgun sequence genome:
- the LOC107781831 gene encoding uncharacterized protein LOC107781831, whose protein sequence is MQRKMQNEEGDSDCVYSDDLKSLNSDCDSENEDCDFPKHNPKTDVLNPKLVLGMIFGNKKEFKEAVIANQATIGKSIEWIKDDREKARAKCRKPECKWKILGSLMQRDTLSFQIKMFESEHTCFGWNYNNESVNASWIARRYVDKIKSNKTWKVSEFRDTVSRELQLHVSMHQARRAKEKAIAMIDGHINDQFSILWDYCNEIVRSNPGTSVFMKLTPNETPNKPMRFQKIYVCFATCKFGFKAGCRKIIGVYGCWLKGTMYGAQLLSAVTLDGNNNIFPIAYAAVEKENKET, encoded by the coding sequence ATGCAAAGAAAGATGCAGAATGAGGAAGGTGACTCGGATTGTGTATATTCTGATGATTTAAAGAGTTTGAATAGTGACTGTGATTCTGAAAATGAAGATTGTGACTTCCCCAAACACAACCCAAAAACTGATGTTCTGAATCCCAAATTAGTGTTGGGAATGATATTTggtaacaaaaaagagtttaaggAAGCTGTGATTGCAAATCAAGCCACAATAGGAAAGTCAATCGAGTGGATTAAAGATGACCGAGAAAAAGCTAGGGCTAAATGCAGAAAGCCTGAATGTAAGTGGAAGATATTGGGCTCACTAATGCAAAGGGACACTCTATCTTTCCAAATAAAGATGTTTGAGTCTGAGCATACTTGTTTTGGATGGAATTACAATAATGAAAGTGTCAATGCTAGCTGGATTGCAAGGAGGTATGttgataaaataaaatcaaataagaCTTGGAAAGTATCAGAATTCAGAGATACGGTGAGTAGAGAATTACAACTGCATGTGAGTATGCATCAAGCAAGAAGGGCAAAAGAAAAGGCTATTGCAATGATCGATGGACATATAAATGATCAATTTAGTATATTATGGGATTATTGCAATGAAATTGTTAGAAGCAATCCTGGGACTTCTGTTTTCATGAAACTAACTCCAAATGAAACTCCTAACAAGCCGATgagattccaaaaaatttatgTTTGCTTTGCAACTTGTAAATTTGGTTTCAAGGCTGGTTGTAGGAAAATTATTGGGGTCTATGGGTGTTGGCTTAAGGGTACTATGTATGGGGCACAATTACTGTCAGCAGTTACTTTGGACGGAAATAACAACATCTTTCCAATAGCTTATGCAGCTGTCGAGAAGGAAAACAAGGAAACATGA
- the LOC107781829 gene encoding 2-hydroxyacyl-CoA lyase: MPNSDHQNPSAVDGNTFVAMCLARAGLDRMFGVVGIPVTSLANRAVALGTRFIAFHNEQSAGYAASAYGYLTGRPGVMLTVSGPGCVHGLAGLSNATVNTWPMVLISGSCDQKDLGRGDFQELDQIEAVKPFSKYSAKATDITKIPSCVFNVLDWAVSGRPGGCYLDLPTDVLHQTISESEAQKLINDAENCRIKEVNLKPIVKHSEIGKAAALLRKAERPLIVFGKGAAISRAENALKKLVESTGIPFLPTPMGKGLLPDNHELAATAARSLAIGKCDVALVVGARLNWLLHFGEPPKWSKDVKFILVDVAEEEIELRKPCLGLVGDATKVVEMLHKEIKDDPFCLAKSHPWVEALAKKSKENVSKMEAQLAKDVVPFNFMTPMRIIRDAILQVGSPAPVVVSEGANTMDVGRSVLVQMEPRTRLDAGTWGTMGVGLGYCIAAAVACPERLVVAVEGDSGFGFSAMEVETLVRYQLPVVVIVFNNGGVYGGDRRNPEEITGPYKEDPAPTSFVPGASYHLLIEAFGGKGYLVGTPDELRSALSESFSARKPAVINVTIDPYAGAESGRLQHKN; this comes from the exons ATGCCTAATTCCGATCACCAAAACCCATCTGCTGTCGATGGCAACACCTTCGTTGCCATGTGCCTTGCACGTGCCGGCTTAGATCGGATGTTCGGCGTCGTCGGGATACCCGTTACTTCCCTCGCGAACCGGGCGGTCGCTCTCGGAACCCGGTTCATTGCTTTCCATAACGAGCAATCCGCCGGTTATGCTGCTTCAGCTTACGGTTACCTTACCGGTCGACCCGGTGTTATGCTCACCGTCTCCGGTCCCGGTTGCGTTCACGGCCTAGCCGGACTTTCCAATGCAACCGTTAATACATGGCCCATGGTCCTGATTTCCGGGTCATGTGATCAGAAGGATTTGGGCAGGGGCGATTTTCAAGAATTAGATCAAATTGAAGCTGTTAAACCCTTCTCTAAATACTCAGCTAAAGCTACTGATATAACTAAAATCCCTAGCTGTGTTTTCAATGTTTTGGATTGGGCCgtgtcgggtcgacccggtggtTGTTATTTGGATCTTCCTACTGATGTACTTCATCAAACTATTAGTGAATCTGAAGCCCAGAAATTAATCAATGATGCTGAGAATTGTAGGATAAAGGAGGTTAATCTTAAACCCATTGTTAAACATTCTGAAATTGGAAAGGCGGCTGCTTTATTAAGGAAagcagagaggcctttgattGTGTTCGGAAAAGGGGCTGCAATTTCTAGAGCTGAAAATGCTTTGAAGAAGTTAGTTGAAAGTACTGGAATACCCTTTTTGCCAACACCAATGGGAAAAGGTTTATTGCCTGATAATCATGAGCTAGCTGCTACTGCTGCTAGATCACTGGCAATTGGTAAATGTGATGTGGCGTTGGTAGTTGGCGCGAGGCTTAATTGGCTTTTGCATTTTGGAGAGCCACCAAAGTGGTCTAAGGATGTGAAGTTTATTTTGGTTGATGTAGCTGAGGAGGAGATAGAGCTTAGGAAACCATGTTTAGGGTTGGTTGGTGATGCTACTAAGGTTGTTGAGATGTTACATAAGGAGATTAAGGATGACCCTTTTTGTTTGGCGAAGTCTCATCCTTGGGTTGAGGCATTGGCAAAGAAGAGTAAGGAGAATGTTTCGAAAATGGAGGCACAGCTGGCAAAGGATGTTGTGCCGTTTAATTTTATGACACCAATGAGAATTATTAGAGATGCAATATTGCAAGTGGGCAGTCCTGCTCCTGTTGTTGTCTCTGAAGGCGCGAATACTATGGATGTGGGACGATCAGTATTAGTTCAAATGGAGCCAAGGACCCGGTTGGATGCTGGGACGTGGGGGACAATGGGAGTTGGTCTAGGGTACTGCATTGCAGCTGCTGTTGCTTGTCCTGAAAGGCTTGTAGTAGCTGTTGAAGGGGACTCTGGATTTGGCTTCAGTGCCATGGAAGTTGAG ACTCTAGTTCGCTACCAGCTCCCCGTTGTGGTTATAGTCTTTAACAATGGCGGAGTTTATGGTGGTGATAGGAGGAACCCTGAAGAAATCACAGGGCCTTACAAAGAAGATCCAGCACCCACCTCTTTTGTTCCTGGCGCATCGTATCATCTTCTAATTGAAGCCTTCGGAGGAAAAGGATACCTTGTTGGGACACCTGATGAACTTAGATCTGCACTTTCTGAATCATTTTCGGCTAGGAAGCCTGCTGTTATAAACGTAACAATTGATCCTTATGCTGGTGCTGAAAGTGGTAGGCTTCAGCACAAAAACTGA